The genomic stretch TTGAAGGTATATATTTCCATTTTTCTTTTGTAGAAATAGAACTGAGATACCCATTGCTAACATAACAAAAATAAAACTCAATAATAATATCAACAACATATTTTGGATATAAAATCTTTCTTTATAGAAAAGAATTGATAATAAAATATAGGATATCAACGTCGGTATCAAGACGAAAATATAAGACAGTACAGTTCGCATTAAATAATAATTTTTTAATGTACCTCTCAGCATCTTAATTAAGCTTAAAGCTACCCCATCTCTGCCAATCAAATGTAATGTAATGATACCGGAAAAACTGTATGGAAGACACAACAATATAAGGAAAATGCTATATTTGTCAAACCAAGAGAACTTTGATAATGAAATAATTATAATAATAAAGATAATTAACATTTGAAGTAATTGATCTATTTCTCTTAAGTAGTAAAGACAATCTTTTTTAGCAGTTGCAGTCATAAAACTGCCCCATTTATTTTTACCATAATTTATAGTTTCTGTGCGACTATTAGAAATATTTAAAATTTCAAAAAATGTAGAAAAGTAAGTACATGTCGCCTTTATCGATAATGCTACCACCATTAAAAGAAGAAAAGTAGTTGCTATCCAATACCACGCATTATTGTATAGCTTAAAAATAAAACTCATATCAATGTGTAAAGCTGCTATTATCGACATCACAATGAAAAATAATACTAATCCATAAGTTACTACTTTTCGCAGTAGTTCATTGGTTATTTTTTTAGCTATTAATGCAGAAACTAACATGCCCCACATTAGACTAGCTATCGTAAGAAGAAAAAGAACAAACCATTGGGCACAAAAAATTTCCCACTTTATATCCTCACTGCCCCATGGAACAACAAATAGCAGCAGTATTAGCATAATTATACAAAATTCTAGTATCTGAGTTGTTGTTTTCCAATTAACAATGAACTGACGTGATATAGGTAACGATAGCATAAACATGATTTCTTCTCGTTCTCCATACTCAAATTTTAAAGGACCAATTAAGTTACCAACTCCAATAGTAAAAAATACAATAGCAAGCCATTTTTCAATTAATAAAGAAGGAAGATAAATTTTAAAAGACTCTGGCACGTAATGTAAACTCAAAATAAAAAATAGTATCCCTACAGCCAAAGTAAAAATACTTAGTAAGATTCTTTTTTTAGAACACTCACAATTTAATGGTATACCTATTGTTCGAGCAGCGCGTATAAAAGCAGAAGAGAAAAAAGCTTTATATAGCTTCATTCTATACTTTTCACCTCGTGAATAATTTTTTTGTATAACGCTTCTACTGAGCCATCGTTTTTTACTTTACATTTTATATGCCCATGATGAAATATTGCAATTTCATCTGCAATCTCTTGGGCCAAAGATAAATGATGTGTAGAAAGCAAAATAGCTCTTTTCTGAGCTCTACATTCGCGCAAGATATCTTTTAATGTCAAATAACTATCAGGATCTAAACCGTTTGAAGGTTCATCAAGAATAATAATTTTTTTGCCAAAAGTTATTGCAAAACAAAGAACAAGCTTGCGTAACATGCCTTGCGAATAAGAAGCTATTAATTTATTTAAGTGAGAAGTTAAATTAAAAGCGTCTGCGATACTATGAAAACTCAAATTACCACCTTCTTCTAAAGGATAATTATATATACTCTCCATAAATCTTGCAAATTCCCAACCTGTTAATTTGGCGTAGAAAAACGGCGTTTCTGGTAAATATCCAATTTGTTGTCGAATGAATATTTGAGATTCTTTAATTATTTTGTGAAGTGGATTTCCATAAATAAATACCTCACCACTGTCAGGTAATATTTGAGAAGTAATTATTTTAATGAAAGTAGTTTTTCCTGCACCATTAGGTCCTAACAATGATAGTATCTGTCCCTCTGAAAGCTTAAGGTTTATCTTTTCTATTCCTTCAATCCCTTGAGAACTTCTTCGATATATCTTTGTAAGCTCTATAGTTTCTATGGGATACATATGTTATCCTCCCATCTTTTTGCAATAGTTTCGCTATTAGTAATTGGATTATAAATAAATATAACTTTTTTTGTCCAACAATCTTCAAAAGAGGATTTTGACAATTTTATTTTACCGAAATAAGGATCAATAATGCAAATATATTTCTCGTGTATTTTCTCTACCATAACCCAATGATACAAATCTTCTTTCCCAATTAGAACTTTTAACATTAATTTAGCAGGTTTTACCCACCATCCCTCAAATGGGTAATAAATTTTTAAAAGTGTCATCACCTTGCCATTCCTTTTAATACTCTCTTCAATTAGCGTGAGTGTTGCTTCACTATAACCGTAAGCTAAACAACCATGCTTTGAGGCAACCTCAACAATATCTTTCATTGAACTAGGTTCTGGCAATGATAAATCAGAATGAAAAAGCTCAAAATCCATTAAAATTTGGCTTAAAACTGTCTTTCCACAATCAAAATGCTTCATTTGCCTCTGGATTCCATCATCATTTTCATTTCCGAGTCCTAATCCAATTTTCATAATACGTCTAATTATAAAGTCGTTTTTCTTGAAAAAATACGCTAACATAGAAATCAACAACATAAACAATAGAGGCAATACAGCCCATAGAGACAATATAATAATCCCATAATATAAATATTCTATCATGTTTTCCTTTTCTCCTAAAAAAAGATTTAAATAGGTATTTTTATCATTTCATAAATAAAATCTACAGGACAAAGAATCCCAAATTGTGATATCTCATCGGTTACTATCCAAACAAATTTTTTATCGTTTTTTACAATAATATCTTTAAATACGCCTGCAAATGCTAAATTGTTTTGACATCTTAAAACAACACGAAAGCCAATAAGAGACTCATATCGGGAGTTAAAATAAAATTGTGTCCACTGTATAATTAGTATTGAAATAATCATCAAAGGGGGTCATTGAGAATGAATAAAAACGAAATTTATTGAGCCTGCTAAAAACATGGCTCAAGAAGCAAGTATTAAATATGTATTGCTCCAAAGATGATCCTAACCGCCCAGCTTTAAAGCAACTCTTAGAAAACTTGCTCGATTGCTTTATGTTATCGGAAAGAGCAGTCTACCTTGCTAAAAATGACAATGACAAAGGCAATGGTTTTTATTGAAGTAAAACTTGCAACACCTGCCTAACGTCTTGAAATCTCAGTCCCTCGCACACGTACTGGTAATTTCCGACCTTCTATCCTCTTCTTTCCGCTACAAAAGAGTTGATAGTTCAACTACTTCCCTTCTTATGTCGCAACTACGTCAATGGTTATTCTTGAGCGTTCCCTTCTCCAGACTTTGAAAGCTTTGAATCTTCCATATTCCGAAAATGAAATACTAAAAATCAAAGAAGACCTTAAAAATGAGTTTTAGTTTCTAAAAAAGAGAACTACCAACAAGTGCTTTTGCTCTCATCATCGACGGTTATTCAAAAGTGAAGTTAAGGATAATTCTAAAAGCAAACATGCTACTTGCAATGCCAGCCTCGGTATCGACTCAAGAAAGGCAAAAAAGATATCTTTGATATTCTGCCCTTTCTTCGGCAAAGAAAATAAGGCTGATTGGATGAAAGTTTTTGACGATTTACAAGAGGTCTTAAAGAAGTTTTAATTGTCATAAGTGATGATTTCCCTGGTATTATAGATGCTGTCAAACTTGCTTATCCTCTTGCTGACCTTTAGCTTGCTTTTGTCCACCTTGAGCGTAATGTCAGAAAACATATGACAAAAGATGATGCTTCAGCTTTTAACAAGAGTTTGGACAAAATCAAAATCTCTTCTTCTGATTTTGACGAAGCTGTACTGAAATTTAAAGAACTTTGCGATGGATACCTTTCAAAATATCCTCGATTTTATTGCTGCAATATCAGAAAAAGCAGAGTTTTATCTTGCCCATATGAAATACCCTGAGGAATTAAGGAAGCATATTTATACCACAAACGCCGTTGAAAGTGTAAACAGCATGATTGAAAAGACTAGAAGTAAATTCAGGTGGATACTTTCATGGCTTTCATAGTCTTAGAAATTAATATTTACTTAACAAGAAGAGAAGTTACGCCGTACAAAATGGAAAAATGGAGCTTTTCAGTGTTAGAAAATGCATCAATAACATAGCCCAACTTTACAACTTACGTTATAAATTGGAAACACAAAATTCTTGAAAAGTTTCCAAGAAGAATTTTTTCATTTATTACTACATCTACTCTATACGTTTATTTCTTTTATTCAACAACCTATATTGTCAATAAAAATTTCTCTATAAACTTCCTCTAAATCTTTCTTCTTTCTTTTGATTTCTTCTACTCTAATATTCTTTGACATTAAATAGCTATTTATCTCGGTTATATCTGCCCCATCTAACTCAATTTCCACTTCGTTTCCCCCTATGCTGTAATACTTTATATGCAACTCATCAAGAACATTTAAAACTTCTTCTTTTTTACTTTTAAAAATAATTGTGTATTTTTGCGATTGCATAATATCACTTTTTTCTAATTCTTTTATAATTTTTCCGTTATTAATAAAAACAAACTTATCGCATAAATCCTCTAATTCGTCCAATAAATGGGATGAAATAAGAAAAGTTGTGCCTTTTTCTTTCTTTACTTTCTTTATTATTTCCTTGAACTCTATCTTCCCTGTCGGATCTAATCCATTAGTGGGTTCATCTAAGATTACAAATTTTGGATTACCCAATAAGACCTTCGTTAGAGCAAGCCGTTGCTTCAACCCAGTTGAATACTTCTTTACTTTTTTTTTCAACTGCTCTGAAGTAAGTCCACACATCATTGCATTTTCAATTATTTGTTCTCTCGTTACTTTCTTAAAATCTTTCCATAACTTTAAATTGTCAAATCCACTAATATTCTCGTAAAAAGCTGGATTTTCGATTAAAGCATCTACTCCTGCCAACGCTTTTTCCTTTTCCCTGTAAACATCATAACCATTTATTAAAACCTTCCCCCTTTCAGGAAATATGAAACCTACAATTGTCTTCATTGTGGTACTTTTTCCAGCTCCATTTGGTCCAACAAGCCCTACTATTTTCCCCTCTTCTATATCAAAGCTAACAGTTTTCAATATAGTTTGTTTCCCTAATTTTACTTCAATATTGTATACTTCTAAAACTTTTTTCAATTTTGTAATCCTCCCTTTTTTACAAGGTTATTTTTGCAAATGCTTCATTCAACCATTTCATACAACAATGAAAGTTAGGTTAGCTTTATTTTTAGTAAATTAGAGCATAGGAAACAAATAATATGTTTTGATAACAAATTTTCAATGTCCAAAAACAAAACCAAAAAACTCTCCTCTGCAGAATTATAATTTCCATAATATTCCTTTATTTTTAATTGAGTGAAAATTGTTTGAGTTTGTTAATAACAATTTTTAGGGTTTATTTAATTTCATTTTATATTGCAATAAAATACTTATTTAAATTGTATATTAGAAAGTATCTAATTCCTCAATATACTTTTCTTCGCTCAAAAATTAATCCACCTACAAGCAGAAATAAAGTTGTCCACAACACAATAAGACCCAAATAAATCATGCTACTGTTAATTGGTATATTATAAACTCCCGAAATTTCTAGGTTTGCAATCTCTGTACTTACGTAAAGAGAATAAGGATTTAAAAGAAAATAGCTCTTGTTTGTTATATTTGTCCATATAATCTTAGGAATAAATAAAAGAGCACTTATAAATATGAAAGACAAATTTTCATTCCAAAATAGTACATTTACAAACATATTAATTGAAACAAGCATACATAATGTAACAACGGTAATTATTAAAGTACTTATATATTGTTGAATTATCGGCATAAATTCAATTTTTGAAGGATCAATTATTACATCTTTTGCTATAATTTGCCATTTATATATCCTTACAGGAATATCTATTCTTTTGTTTTCTAAACTAAAAAACAAGATGGCAGTGACAAGAATGTTTACAATAACATAAGTCGAAACTATAACAAATGAATTTGATAAAAACTGTGCCATCCATAATTTCATTCTGCTGCAAGGAAGAAGCATCATATTTCTTATTGTCTTATTTTTTACTTCGTTTATTTGAGTACTTTTCAAAAGTGCAAACACAATAAAAACTGGAAGTAAAAATCTAATAAAAACTTCATTTGCCATAGATGCCGTAAATAAGCCATTTTTTGAGTACAACATTTGTTTGTCCCATACATAAATTTTTTTCTCATATAGTTTTCTTAAATAGTGTATTTCTGCTTCCATTTTAAACCTTTCTCTGGTAATTTTCGCCTGTTTAAGTGCATTTTCCATCATTTTTATTCTTTCTTCCATTTGAGTTTTCAAATCATTATTACTTGACAACAATCTTAATTGATTAATTTCTCTTTCTATTTCTTTAATCTTTTCTACCTGATATAAAACTTCTTTTTGTGACCTTTTCTTATTTTTTAACCATTGTAAATACTTCTTTTCACTTTTTAAAGTTTCTTCTTTTGCTTTTATTGTTTCTCTTAAATTAGCTCCCCCAGTAAGTTTTAATCCCCAAAGAGTAAATATAATTGCCAAAATATAACATATAGCCATTGCTACTATTAAATATAAAAACGTTTTGTTATCTAACATCTTTTTAATCTCTAACTTCAACAACTTTGATAATAATTTAAGTTTATTCACTGGTACACATCCTTTCAAGATATTTTAAGTTCTTTAAAAATTGGATGCAAAATACTTTATATAAGATTCAAGTACAACAGCAAATGCTGTTGTACTTGAATTGTAAACAGTTTAATCAAGCAGGCTACGAACAAAGTCTCTCGCATGTGTCTTTATATCTTTGCCTGTTGCTCCTTCTATTGCACCGTCTATTGCACGAATGATTGCACCTCCCACAATTGACGCACCAACTCGTATTGCAAACATTGCAACTGGACCTACTCCACCTTCCACCTTACACATCTCTTTTTCATTTAGTACTAAAAAGCCTTTCAAAGCAACCTCATTCATAACACCTCAAACCTCCTCTTTATATGATTTTATTTTTACTATACTCCAACCCCTCACAGCCGGCTGATAGAAGGGTTGTTGCCTCACCTCATAACCTCAATCCCATCTTTTCTAAAACCCATTCAATCACTCGCTTTTGCTCAACCACTATGCTCATCTCACAGGCTTGCCCTGCTTTCAAATTAATACCCGTTGGAACATTCTTCACTTCTACTTCAACCTCATAAAACCCTTGCCCATTTTGAGTTACTACCTTTATATCCCGCGATACCTTAACAACTTGTCCTTCTACTACATTCAAGCCATCTGTTCCTGCCAATTTCACTTTTACACTTTGCCCTCTTTCTATACCACTGCCTTTTGTGTTTGGTATGTATCCAATAACCTTAAATCCTTTCGCTTGGCTGCCAACTATTCTGCCAATCTCAGCTCCACCATTTATCACCGCTCCACTGACCAATTCAGCACTGTATTCAACATAACCATCTTTTTCCGCTCTTATATTACAGCTTTCTATCAACTTCTCTGTTTCATCTAAACTGATTTTTAAATTCTTTATTTCATTACTTAGATTATTAATCTCATTATCAATCTGCTGTAGCACATCCAGCTTATACTTCTCAATATCTCCTTTTGTATCATCACCTGAAATGTTTAGCAGCTTCAGCTGCCCTTCTACTTTCTGTTTTTGTAAAATCAACTCATTTTTTGTCTGCTTTAGCTCATCAAGCTTTGAATCTATTTTCGATACTAAAATCTTCTTCTGTATATCACTACCATCCAATTTTGCCTTCACCTGCTGATTGTAAACTTCTATTTCATTTAACATAAATCCCAAATACCCTATATCATATTTGGCAAGCTTAATTTGTTCACCTTTGTCGACAATCTCTTTTATTTCTTTCAACGTGCTTTCAAATTTATCAATATTTTTGATTTTCTCATCCAAACTCTCCGTCTGCTTTTTAAAATCCATTATACTGTATTCTCTTTGTACTCTTGCTTCTTCTGCAGCTTTTCTTAATTCGTTTACCTCATAACTATAGCTCAAGTACCTCAAATAGTATGCATTATTTTTATTCCTGAGACTTTCTCCTTTTTCTATGCTATTTCTCAATTCTTTCAAATCATCAATCTTTTTCTCATATTCGCCCAATTGCTGTCTTAACAAATCCCTCTTCTTTACATACTCCTCATCATCAATTTTAAATAGAACCTCACCTTTCTTTACATATTCACCTTCTTTTACAAAAACCTCTTTTACCTTCCCTCCAACATAACTTATCACCTTTGCTTCATCTTCCCAAGGTCTTATTATTCCTTGAACCTTCACATTTATATCAATTTTCCCTGCAATACTCCACAAAACAAGTCCTATTATTAAGGCAAGCAAAATGTATGTAATAAAAAGTCCATACCTTGGAATCTCTGACTCGTACAAAAGCTTACTTTCCCTAAGCTCTCCAAAATCATATATTACCTCTCTCATCTTCCAGCTGCACTCCCAACAAAATCCAATAGCCCTTTTTGCTCAAGTCCTTCAAGCTGCTCTCTCCACAGGTTATAATAATATCCTTTCTTTCTCATCAGCTCCTCATGCGTTCCTACCTCTACTATCCTACCTTCATGCATTACCACAACCTTATCGCACTTTAATATGGTCGATAGCCTGTGCGCTATTATTATGGTTGTTATCCCCTCACATACCTTCTCTATAACCTTCCCTATCGCCTGCTCGGTTACAGAGTCAAGGTTGCTGGTCGCTTCATCCATTATTACTATCTCAGGATTTTTTAAAAGTGCCCTGGTTATTGCTATTAGCTGTTTCTGCCCGCCCGACAAATTAGCTCCATTCTCTTCTATCATGGTATTGTATCTCAAGGGAAGTTTTGCTACAAATTCGTCCAGCGTTGTTAATTTGCTCACTTCAATTACTTCTTCCATTTTTAAATCCCTGTTTCCAAGCACCAGATTCTCAAATATCGTACCACTGAACAAGAAGATGTCTTGAGATATATATGCTATCTTTTCCCTCAAATGCCTCTTGTTTATATCTTTTAAATTGTATCCATTTATCCTTATCTCACCGCTTTCATAATCATAAAATCCTAAAAGCAGTTTTGCCAATGTAGTCTTCCCTGAACCACTCTCCCCTACTATCGCTATTCTCTCTCCACTTCTTATCTTAAGATTTATATCTCTTAGCACAAGCTGTCTTGTACCGTATCTGAAGTTCAAACCTTC from Caldicellulosiruptor kronotskyensis 2002 encodes the following:
- a CDS encoding ABC transporter ATP-binding protein, coding for MYPIETIELTKIYRRSSQGIEGIEKINLKLSEGQILSLLGPNGAGKTTFIKIITSQILPDSGEVFIYGNPLHKIIKESQIFIRQQIGYLPETPFFYAKLTGWEFARFMESIYNYPLEEGGNLSFHSIADAFNLTSHLNKLIASYSQGMLRKLVLCFAITFGKKIIILDEPSNGLDPDSYLTLKDILRECRAQKRAILLSTHHLSLAQEIADEIAIFHHGHIKCKVKNDGSVEALYKKIIHEVKSIE
- a CDS encoding cysteine peptidase family C39 domain-containing protein — encoded protein: MIEYLYYGIIILSLWAVLPLLFMLLISMLAYFFKKNDFIIRRIMKIGLGLGNENDDGIQRQMKHFDCGKTVLSQILMDFELFHSDLSLPEPSSMKDIVEVASKHGCLAYGYSEATLTLIEESIKRNGKVMTLLKIYYPFEGWWVKPAKLMLKVLIGKEDLYHWVMVEKIHEKYICIIDPYFGKIKLSKSSFEDCWTKKVIFIYNPITNSETIAKRWEDNICIP
- a CDS encoding ABC transporter ATP-binding protein, with the translated sequence MKKVLEVYNIEVKLGKQTILKTVSFDIEEGKIVGLVGPNGAGKSTTMKTIVGFIFPERGKVLINGYDVYREKEKALAGVDALIENPAFYENISGFDNLKLWKDFKKVTREQIIENAMMCGLTSEQLKKKVKKYSTGLKQRLALTKVLLGNPKFVILDEPTNGLDPTGKIEFKEIIKKVKKEKGTTFLISSHLLDELEDLCDKFVFINNGKIIKELEKSDIMQSQKYTIIFKSKKEEVLNVLDELHIKYYSIGGNEVEIELDGADITEINSYLMSKNIRVEEIKRKKKDLEEVYREIFIDNIGC
- a CDS encoding ABC transporter permease subunit gives rise to the protein MNKLKLLSKLLKLEIKKMLDNKTFLYLIVAMAICYILAIIFTLWGLKLTGGANLRETIKAKEETLKSEKKYLQWLKNKKRSQKEVLYQVEKIKEIEREINQLRLLSSNNDLKTQMEERIKMMENALKQAKITRERFKMEAEIHYLRKLYEKKIYVWDKQMLYSKNGLFTASMANEVFIRFLLPVFIVFALLKSTQINEVKNKTIRNMMLLPCSRMKLWMAQFLSNSFVIVSTYVIVNILVTAILFFSLENKRIDIPVRIYKWQIIAKDVIIDPSKIEFMPIIQQYISTLIITVVTLCMLVSINMFVNVLFWNENLSFIFISALLFIPKIIWTNITNKSYFLLNPYSLYVSTEIANLEISGVYNIPINSSMIYLGLIVLWTTLFLLVGGLIFERRKVY
- a CDS encoding class IIb bacteriocin, lactobin A/cerein 7B family, yielding MNEVALKGFLVLNEKEMCKVEGGVGPVAMFAIRVGASIVGGAIIRAIDGAIEGATGKDIKTHARDFVRSLLD
- a CDS encoding HlyD family efflux transporter periplasmic adaptor subunit; translation: MREVIYDFGELRESKLLYESEIPRYGLFITYILLALIIGLVLWSIAGKIDINVKVQGIIRPWEDEAKVISYVGGKVKEVFVKEGEYVKKGEVLFKIDDEEYVKKRDLLRQQLGEYEKKIDDLKELRNSIEKGESLRNKNNAYYLRYLSYSYEVNELRKAAEEARVQREYSIMDFKKQTESLDEKIKNIDKFESTLKEIKEIVDKGEQIKLAKYDIGYLGFMLNEIEVYNQQVKAKLDGSDIQKKILVSKIDSKLDELKQTKNELILQKQKVEGQLKLLNISGDDTKGDIEKYKLDVLQQIDNEINNLSNEIKNLKISLDETEKLIESCNIRAEKDGYVEYSAELVSGAVINGGAEIGRIVGSQAKGFKVIGYIPNTKGSGIERGQSVKVKLAGTDGLNVVEGQVVKVSRDIKVVTQNGQGFYEVEVEVKNVPTGINLKAGQACEMSIVVEQKRVIEWVLEKMGLRL